The Streptomyces noursei ATCC 11455 sequence GAAAGCCGTGGTCCTGTGCCCAGCGCAACGCCGTCAGTAGCAGTAGGTCACCGGTCCCGCGCCCGCGCGCCGAGGGGTGGACCCACATCGACACGACCTGCGCGATGCCCGGAGCCTCCGGGACGACGCCGATCAGCCCGCATGCCTCGTCCCCGTCCTCGGCGAGGAACTGGCCGCCGCGGGCCAGGCGCGCACGCCACTGCTCCTGGGTGAATGCCTGCTCCCGCTCCAGGGTGGAGCCGAACGCCTGCGGCGCATCGGCCAGCGCTGCCAGGCGGAGCGTGCGATAGCGGGCCCAGTCCTCGACTTCCAGGGGGCGCACGGAGGGTGTCGTCATGGGGGAGACCCTGCCCGGGGCGATCGTCGAGGGCAAGGCGGTTTCCCGATCCCGGATGCGGGCCGTTCGCTTCCCCCAGCTTTCTCTGACTAGAGTCAGAGAATGGCTGACGCGACGGAGATCGAGCAGGTGCGGCGGTTCAACCGCGCCGTCACCGAGCGGGTGGGCGTGCTGCACGACCGGTATCTGGGCCGTGACCGACCCGTCGGCGAGGCCCGGCTGCTCTGGGAGATCGGCGAGCAGGGCCGGGACGTGCGCCGGCTGCGCGAGCGACTGGGGCTCGACTCCGGGTACGTCA is a genomic window containing:
- a CDS encoding GNAT family N-acetyltransferase, producing MTTPSVRPLEVEDWARYRTLRLAALADAPQAFGSTLEREQAFTQEQWRARLARGGQFLAEDGDEACGLIGVVPEAPGIAQVVSMWVHPSARGRGTGDLLLLTALRWAQDHGFPRVELWVTEGNAPAERLYARHGFQRTGRVQLVREGEPGREFRMARSGPAGDDRAGDATD